Proteins from one Bradyrhizobium amphicarpaeae genomic window:
- a CDS encoding amidohydrolase: protein MTPELHQKLTEWRRHLHAHPELSLQEKETAAFVQEKLTELGIPFEAGIGGHGVVATLTRGHAQRRVGLRADMDALPITEDTGLAYASRTSGVMHACGHDGHTASLLGAAALLAADSSWSGTVDFIFQPAEEGFGGSRAMVAAGLFDRFPMERVFGFHNWPGLAAGTIAVHDGVVMASGGRITIVIEGHAGHAGMPHLTRDPVVAAGHLIVALQSITSRSVDPLDTAVLSLCTIEGGTAPNQIAGRVTIRGTLRFHREAVKDVILDGIERTCAGIATSLGVKVTPEIVMGVGVVVNTPDEADLARIAAEKVQAELRRDLAPSMAGEDFAHYLQQRPGAFVWIGNGELRDGAELHGPRYDFNDAILPVASGWMAEVAKTALASN, encoded by the coding sequence TTGACACCCGAACTGCACCAGAAACTGACTGAATGGCGCCGGCACCTTCATGCGCACCCGGAGCTGTCGCTCCAGGAGAAGGAGACCGCTGCCTTCGTACAGGAGAAGCTCACCGAGCTCGGCATTCCCTTCGAGGCCGGCATCGGCGGCCATGGCGTCGTCGCGACCCTGACGCGCGGACATGCGCAAAGGCGGGTCGGCCTGCGCGCCGACATGGATGCGCTGCCGATCACCGAGGACACCGGGCTTGCCTACGCTTCCAGGACATCAGGCGTGATGCATGCCTGCGGCCATGACGGGCACACCGCCTCGCTGCTCGGTGCCGCCGCGCTGCTCGCTGCCGACAGCAGCTGGAGCGGCACGGTCGATTTCATCTTCCAGCCGGCCGAGGAAGGCTTTGGCGGCTCGCGCGCGATGGTCGCGGCCGGGCTGTTCGACCGCTTTCCGATGGAGCGCGTGTTCGGCTTCCACAACTGGCCGGGCCTTGCCGCCGGCACCATCGCCGTGCACGACGGCGTCGTCATGGCTTCCGGCGGGCGCATCACCATCGTCATCGAGGGTCATGCCGGCCATGCCGGCATGCCGCATCTGACGCGCGATCCGGTGGTGGCGGCCGGCCATCTGATCGTGGCGCTGCAGTCGATCACCTCGCGCAGCGTCGATCCGCTCGATACCGCCGTGCTCTCGCTCTGCACCATCGAAGGCGGCACCGCGCCGAACCAGATCGCGGGACGCGTCACCATCCGCGGCACGCTGCGGTTCCATCGCGAGGCGGTCAAGGACGTCATCCTCGACGGCATCGAGCGGACCTGCGCCGGGATTGCGACGAGCTTGGGCGTCAAGGTGACGCCCGAGATCGTGATGGGCGTCGGCGTCGTGGTCAACACGCCTGATGAGGCGGACCTTGCGCGGATCGCCGCCGAGAAGGTGCAGGCCGAGCTGCGGCGCGACCTCGCGCCCAGCATGGCCGGCGAGGATTTTGCCCACTATCTCCAGCAGCGGCCGGGCGCCTTCGTCTGGATCGGCAATGGTGAATTGCGTGACGGCGCCGAACTGCACGGCCCGCGCTACGATTTCAACGACGCGATCCTGCCGGTCGCCTCCGGCTGGATGGCGGAAGTGGCCAAGACTGCGCTGGCGTCGAACTAG
- a CDS encoding mandelate racemase/muconate lactonizing enzyme family protein, giving the protein MPLIANIESALYRIPLPVTLSDSTHGEITAFELITCRIRDADGAEGVGYTYTVGRNGGAVADILRREISPLVEGREADYTEAIWHHVWWAQHYGGRGGPVVLALSALDIALWDLKARRAKLPLYQLLGGFDARVPCYAGGIDLDLSADELIKQTDGNLAKGFRAIKMKVGRPDLKSDLAKVAAMRQHLGDGFPLMVDANMKWTVEEAIRAARAFVPYDLTWLEEPIIPDDVAGHARIMQEGGVPIAAGENLRSLWEFKNYIAAGAVSYPEPDVTNCGGVSAFMKIARLAEAFNLPVTSHGAHDITVHLLAACPNRSYLEAHGFGLDTYIEHPLVLQDGKALAPDRPGHGISFDWEGLAKLRA; this is encoded by the coding sequence ATGCCGCTTATCGCAAACATCGAATCCGCCCTCTATCGGATCCCCCTCCCCGTCACACTCTCCGACTCCACGCATGGCGAGATCACCGCGTTCGAGCTGATCACCTGCCGCATCCGCGATGCCGATGGCGCCGAGGGCGTGGGCTACACCTACACCGTGGGCCGCAACGGCGGCGCGGTCGCGGACATCCTCAGGCGCGAAATCAGCCCGCTGGTCGAGGGACGCGAGGCTGACTATACCGAAGCGATCTGGCATCACGTCTGGTGGGCGCAACACTATGGCGGACGCGGCGGGCCGGTGGTGCTGGCGCTGTCCGCGCTCGACATCGCGCTGTGGGATCTGAAGGCGCGGCGCGCCAAGCTGCCGCTGTACCAATTGCTCGGCGGGTTCGATGCGCGCGTGCCGTGCTATGCCGGCGGCATCGACCTCGATCTCTCCGCGGACGAACTGATCAAGCAGACCGACGGCAATCTCGCCAAAGGCTTCCGCGCCATCAAGATGAAGGTCGGCCGGCCCGACCTGAAATCCGACCTCGCCAAGGTCGCCGCGATGCGGCAGCATCTCGGCGACGGCTTTCCGCTGATGGTGGACGCCAACATGAAATGGACGGTCGAAGAGGCCATCCGCGCCGCGCGCGCCTTCGTTCCCTACGACCTCACCTGGCTCGAGGAACCGATCATTCCCGACGACGTCGCCGGCCACGCGCGCATCATGCAGGAAGGTGGCGTTCCGATCGCGGCCGGCGAGAATTTGCGCTCGCTGTGGGAGTTCAAGAACTACATCGCGGCGGGCGCGGTGTCGTATCCGGAGCCTGACGTCACCAATTGCGGCGGCGTCAGCGCCTTCATGAAGATCGCGCGGCTGGCGGAAGCGTTCAACCTGCCCGTCACCAGCCACGGCGCGCACGACATCACCGTGCATCTGCTCGCGGCCTGCCCGAACCGCTCCTATCTGGAGGCGCACGGCTTCGGGCTGGACACCTACATCGAGCACCCGCTGGTGCTTCAGGACGGCAAGGCGCTGGCGCCGGACCGCCCCGGGCACGGCATCAGCTTCGATTGGGAAGGGCTGGCGAAGCTGAGGGCTTAG
- a CDS encoding M20/M25/M40 family metallo-hydrolase: MPVDTKAATDRLMRFLAVEGVTGQEAAIGRELSAALKESGVPAKAIRLDDANTRIPVPTETGNLIVDLPGRGALHNQPRIMFMTHMDTVPLCAGAKPKKSGRKIVNEARTALGGDNRCGCGVLVTLAAELEKHKLDHPPITLLFCVREESGLYGARHVKLDELGSPVMAFNYDGGSASNVVIGAVGADRWSVEIFGRASHAGVAPERGISSTMIMALALAEVKAGGWFGKVVKGKGASARMGTSNVGPVTGGEGRPAGDATNVVTDYVHVRGESRSHDGKFFKEITKAYKAAFEKAAKKVTNAQGKSGKVKFKAETDYFPFRMKDSQPVIKRAVEAVSAVGGTPNVRTANGGLDANWMVRHGIPTVTFGAGQNEAHTIDEWINLDEYDRACALAVQIATMR, from the coding sequence ATGCCTGTCGACACCAAAGCCGCCACCGACCGCCTCATGCGCTTCCTCGCCGTCGAGGGCGTGACCGGGCAGGAGGCGGCGATCGGGCGTGAGCTCAGCGCCGCGCTGAAGGAAAGCGGCGTGCCGGCGAAGGCGATCCGGCTCGACGATGCCAACACGCGCATTCCGGTTCCGACCGAGACCGGTAACCTCATCGTCGACCTGCCCGGCCGCGGCGCGCTGCATAACCAGCCGCGTATCATGTTCATGACCCATATGGACACCGTGCCGCTCTGCGCCGGCGCCAAACCGAAGAAGTCCGGCCGCAAGATCGTCAACGAAGCCAGGACCGCGCTCGGCGGCGACAACCGCTGCGGCTGCGGCGTGCTGGTGACGCTGGCGGCCGAACTCGAGAAGCACAAGCTCGACCATCCGCCGATCACGCTGTTGTTCTGCGTCCGCGAGGAGAGCGGGCTCTACGGCGCGCGCCACGTCAAGCTGGACGAACTGGGCTCGCCGGTGATGGCGTTCAACTATGACGGCGGCTCGGCTTCCAATGTCGTCATCGGCGCGGTCGGCGCCGACCGCTGGAGCGTCGAGATTTTTGGCCGCGCCTCGCATGCCGGCGTCGCGCCGGAGCGCGGCATCTCCTCGACCATGATCATGGCGCTGGCGCTTGCCGAGGTGAAGGCTGGCGGCTGGTTCGGCAAGGTCGTCAAAGGCAAGGGCGCGAGCGCGCGGATGGGCACCAGCAATGTCGGCCCCGTCACCGGCGGCGAAGGCCGCCCGGCGGGCGATGCCACCAATGTCGTCACCGATTACGTGCATGTGCGCGGCGAAAGCCGCAGCCACGACGGCAAGTTCTTCAAGGAGATCACCAAGGCCTACAAGGCCGCGTTCGAGAAGGCGGCCAAGAAGGTGACCAATGCGCAAGGCAAGTCCGGCAAGGTCAAGTTCAAGGCCGAGACCGACTATTTTCCGTTCCGCATGAAGGACAGCCAGCCTGTGATCAAGCGCGCGGTCGAGGCGGTGTCCGCGGTCGGCGGCACTCCGAACGTGCGCACTGCCAATGGCGGCCTCGATGCCAACTGGATGGTACGTCACGGCATTCCGACCGTGACCTTCGGTGCCGGCCAGAACGAGGCCCACACGATCGACGAGTGGATCAATCTCGACGAATATGACCGCGCCTGCGCGCTGGCGGTGCAGATTGCAACGATGCGATGA
- a CDS encoding Crp/Fnr family transcriptional regulator gives MEFVQRSPNRLLAHLSRDDFDLVGGHLRTTQLVHAAELVAAGDDLVDAYFPHSGVISLVVRLTGGEATEIAMIGRDSVFGASAALAGPTALTTAVIQSPGTCSAMPIRRLKEAADQSPTLRAILIRHEQAIFVQAQQSAGCIASHPAMARLARWLLRAKDAGGCDELDFTQEFLGQMLGVRRNAVSYVAAELQKKGAIRFNRGRILITDAIKLEAIACECYGTVKNELSQLKRNPLT, from the coding sequence ATGGAGTTTGTCCAGCGTTCACCCAATCGATTGCTGGCGCATTTGAGCCGCGACGATTTTGACCTGGTCGGCGGCCATCTCAGAACCACCCAGCTTGTTCACGCAGCGGAGCTTGTGGCTGCGGGAGACGATCTGGTCGATGCCTATTTTCCCCATAGCGGGGTCATTTCGCTGGTCGTGCGCCTGACCGGAGGCGAGGCCACCGAGATCGCAATGATCGGCAGGGACAGCGTGTTCGGAGCGTCAGCCGCGCTTGCAGGCCCCACGGCTCTGACCACCGCCGTCATACAATCGCCGGGCACCTGTTCTGCGATGCCAATAAGGCGTCTCAAGGAGGCGGCGGACCAAAGTCCAACGCTGCGTGCGATCCTCATAAGACATGAGCAGGCGATATTCGTGCAGGCGCAGCAGTCGGCCGGATGCATCGCATCTCATCCCGCCATGGCCCGGCTTGCACGGTGGCTGCTGCGCGCCAAGGACGCCGGCGGTTGCGACGAACTGGACTTCACCCAGGAATTTCTCGGACAAATGCTGGGCGTGAGACGGAATGCCGTGTCTTACGTGGCCGCCGAACTCCAGAAAAAGGGCGCGATACGCTTCAACCGAGGTCGGATCCTGATCACGGATGCCATAAAACTGGAAGCCATAGCTTGCGAGTGCTACGGCACGGTGAAGAATGAGCTGAGCCAACTGAAGCGCAACCCGCTCACTTGA
- a CDS encoding response regulator has product MSRILVVDDDWLVCSAIKAVLKTAGHKVVIADGATSGLKALKETPFDLMVVDIFMPHMHGLESISLFHKSAPSVPLVAISDYVFAEPRTQAPEFLLMALKLGASHCLKKPFTTSALLYIVGECLETAVASELVAQGT; this is encoded by the coding sequence ATGTCGCGCATTCTCGTGGTCGACGACGACTGGCTGGTATGTTCGGCGATCAAGGCGGTGCTCAAAACGGCAGGCCATAAAGTCGTCATCGCTGATGGCGCCACGTCCGGACTGAAGGCGCTGAAGGAAACTCCCTTCGATCTGATGGTTGTCGATATTTTCATGCCGCACATGCACGGCCTTGAATCCATAAGCCTGTTTCACAAGAGCGCGCCGAGCGTCCCGCTTGTCGCGATATCCGACTACGTGTTTGCCGAGCCGCGAACACAGGCGCCGGAATTTCTGCTGATGGCTCTCAAGCTCGGCGCGTCCCATTGTTTGAAGAAGCCCTTCACGACCAGCGCGCTGCTGTACATCGTCGGGGAGTGCCTGGAGACAGCCGTCGCCTCTGAACTTGTGGCACAGGGCACCTGA
- a CDS encoding PAS domain S-box protein — MRILVIDDELAVRATISMALRFKGFEAVAVESLAAGLRELNGSNFDLAIVDMFVRGVMTGVAAIRALRERAPGVSIIAISGVTAMELDAQDPDMNDVKFLSKPFRPNELVRAIDEAVRARPSVATERGPSEENREQLFVAAVESSDDAIITKSLDGIITGWNHAAQILFGFAPSEAIGQSIDIIVPEELRSEVRTILAKIRNGEKISHHDTVRMTKDGRRIGVSLSVSAVKSRSGAIIGAAKVARDNTAKLREHKALLESEQLAQAIIESSLDAFVQLDHAGTILRWSPNAESMLGWSRGEAVGRHLRDLIMPEDRRAADMQRLNEFLQEFEKGLPGWRYESPSLRRDGTEILTEVSLTALRRDQGYIINGFVRDITERRAAEEQLTQAQKMESVGQLTGGIAHDFNNMLAVITGTVDILATGVADRTDLAGIVKLISDAADRGAELTSRLLAFSRQQPLQPRAVDVNHLVADVARFLRPTLGEEIEISMTSTAEACAALVDPNQLSAAIVNLAINARDAMPQGGKLEIQTSNIVFDPGEVKSDDDVPSGDYVLIAISDTGIGIPPALLTKVFEPFFTTKEAGAGTGLGLSMVYGFVKQSGGQIRIYSEEGCGTTFKIFLPRAGRTADLASDQLQEIFEGGSETILAVEDNDAVRRSVIAQLRLLGYRTLLAANATEALAIVDEGAAFDLLFTDVIMPGPMNGTQLALEVARRRPSVKVLFTSGYPQDALSHQGRIDPGVLLLSKPYRRADLARMLRLAIENKAELVAVG; from the coding sequence ATGCGCATTCTTGTTATTGACGACGAACTGGCCGTTCGTGCCACCATTTCGATGGCTCTGCGCTTCAAGGGATTTGAGGCGGTGGCAGTTGAAAGTCTGGCTGCCGGTCTGCGCGAGTTGAACGGTTCGAACTTCGACCTGGCGATCGTCGACATGTTCGTGCGGGGCGTCATGACTGGCGTCGCTGCAATACGCGCGTTGCGCGAACGCGCGCCGGGCGTGTCGATCATAGCGATATCGGGAGTGACGGCGATGGAGCTCGACGCGCAGGATCCGGACATGAACGATGTGAAATTCCTGTCCAAGCCGTTCCGCCCCAACGAATTGGTGCGCGCGATTGACGAAGCAGTTCGCGCCCGTCCGAGTGTTGCCACGGAGCGTGGTCCATCGGAAGAAAACCGCGAACAGCTTTTTGTCGCAGCGGTCGAATCTTCGGACGACGCGATCATTACGAAGAGTCTCGATGGAATCATCACCGGATGGAATCACGCTGCACAGATCTTGTTCGGGTTCGCCCCATCGGAAGCCATTGGCCAGAGCATCGACATCATCGTGCCGGAGGAATTGCGCTCCGAGGTTCGAACAATCCTGGCAAAAATCAGGAACGGCGAGAAAATCAGTCATCACGATACGGTCCGGATGACAAAGGACGGGCGGCGAATCGGCGTCTCTCTCAGTGTTTCGGCCGTGAAATCCCGTTCGGGCGCCATCATCGGAGCCGCCAAGGTCGCCCGCGACAACACCGCGAAATTGCGCGAACACAAGGCCCTGCTCGAGAGCGAGCAGTTGGCGCAAGCCATCATCGAATCATCACTCGATGCCTTCGTCCAGCTCGACCATGCCGGTACGATTCTGCGCTGGTCTCCGAACGCCGAGTCCATGTTGGGCTGGTCTCGAGGTGAAGCTGTCGGACGCCATCTGCGCGATCTGATCATGCCGGAGGACCGGCGCGCGGCGGATATGCAAAGATTGAACGAGTTTCTGCAGGAGTTCGAAAAGGGCCTGCCTGGGTGGCGCTACGAGTCTCCATCGTTGCGGCGCGACGGCACCGAAATCTTGACGGAGGTCTCGTTGACTGCGCTCCGTCGCGATCAGGGCTACATCATCAATGGTTTCGTGAGAGACATAACCGAAAGGCGCGCTGCGGAGGAGCAACTCACACAGGCCCAGAAGATGGAGTCGGTCGGCCAGTTGACTGGCGGCATCGCCCACGATTTCAACAATATGCTCGCGGTTATCACGGGGACGGTCGACATATTGGCAACGGGAGTCGCCGATCGAACCGATCTTGCGGGAATCGTGAAATTGATCAGCGATGCTGCGGACCGTGGCGCGGAGCTGACCTCGCGGCTGCTGGCCTTTTCCCGTCAGCAGCCCTTGCAGCCGCGTGCGGTGGACGTCAACCATCTGGTGGCGGACGTCGCTAGGTTTTTGCGTCCCACTTTGGGCGAAGAGATCGAAATCAGCATGACCTCGACGGCGGAAGCCTGCGCGGCGCTGGTCGATCCGAACCAGCTCAGTGCAGCCATTGTAAATCTGGCCATCAATGCGCGCGACGCCATGCCGCAAGGCGGCAAACTCGAAATCCAGACGAGCAACATCGTGTTTGACCCGGGTGAGGTCAAGTCGGACGACGACGTTCCGTCGGGCGACTACGTGCTCATCGCAATTAGCGATACCGGTATCGGTATTCCGCCGGCACTGCTGACTAAGGTGTTCGAGCCGTTCTTCACGACGAAGGAGGCCGGCGCGGGAACGGGTTTGGGATTGAGCATGGTCTACGGCTTCGTCAAACAATCCGGGGGGCAAATCCGGATTTACAGCGAGGAAGGATGCGGCACGACATTCAAGATCTTTCTGCCAAGGGCAGGCCGGACGGCGGATCTGGCTTCCGACCAGTTGCAGGAGATATTCGAGGGCGGATCGGAAACAATTCTTGCGGTGGAGGACAATGACGCCGTCCGTAGGTCGGTGATCGCTCAACTTCGATTGCTCGGTTACAGGACTCTGCTCGCCGCCAACGCAACAGAGGCCCTCGCAATCGTGGATGAGGGCGCGGCCTTCGATCTCTTGTTCACGGACGTGATCATGCCCGGACCAATGAACGGCACCCAATTGGCTCTGGAGGTTGCCCGGCGTCGGCCCTCGGTCAAGGTGCTGTTCACATCGGGCTATCCGCAAGACGCGCTGAGCCATCAGGGGCGAATTGACCCGGGCGTGTTGCTGCTCTCCAAGCCCTATCGGCGGGCAGACCTCGCACGAATGCTCCGTTTGGCGATAGAGAACAAGGCCGAATTGGTTGCCGTCGGATGA
- a CDS encoding MFS transporter, giving the protein METAADDAGTATRALIFALLALACGHMLSTLLRTIPAVSLDLMAADFHIEPQALASLTSIYPFAFAAAQIPVGAAMDRFGVRPVSLSLLAGTVLGAVASGFATGAASFAVGQFMLGVATSGMLMCPMTLAAKQLSAARFGLWSGAILSIGNIGMLLSSSPLAFVIDACGWRAGYWISALGGVAVALAVFALVPQQPAEHKDESSPLSQMIEVLRLGLSRPLRGLIALALVSLATSLVLRGLWGGPWLMDVKGLSRVEAGNQLGAFTLAMIAGPLCIGMIDRRLGRRRALVAGSHMVGALLLALMALGAPHYAVSVLSGMTVMPSQYDLVLFVLIGLATSAQPLLFGMSRQLVDAQMAGKALAAVNLAFFLGAALMQSLTGAVAALAGLPAVLLFMAAMLAVGVLLFLTYTTSPRS; this is encoded by the coding sequence ATGGAGACTGCTGCCGACGACGCGGGCACGGCCACCCGCGCGCTGATCTTCGCGCTGCTCGCGCTCGCCTGCGGTCACATGCTCTCCACCTTGCTGCGCACCATTCCCGCGGTGAGCCTCGACCTGATGGCGGCGGATTTCCACATCGAGCCGCAGGCGCTGGCGAGCCTCACCTCGATCTATCCGTTCGCGTTCGCCGCAGCGCAGATCCCGGTCGGGGCTGCGATGGATCGGTTCGGCGTGCGGCCGGTGTCGCTAAGCCTGCTCGCGGGAACCGTGCTCGGCGCGGTGGCGTCGGGATTTGCCACGGGGGCCGCGAGCTTTGCTGTCGGGCAGTTCATGCTGGGGGTCGCCACCTCGGGCATGCTGATGTGCCCGATGACGCTGGCGGCCAAGCAATTGTCGGCGGCCCGGTTCGGGCTGTGGTCCGGCGCGATCCTCTCGATCGGCAATATCGGCATGCTGTTGTCGTCGAGCCCGCTAGCCTTCGTGATCGACGCTTGCGGCTGGCGCGCGGGATACTGGATATCCGCTCTCGGCGGCGTTGCAGTGGCGCTCGCGGTGTTCGCGCTGGTGCCGCAGCAGCCGGCCGAGCACAAGGACGAGTCCTCGCCCTTGTCGCAGATGATCGAGGTGCTCAGGCTCGGCCTTTCGCGCCCCCTGCGCGGGTTGATCGCGCTCGCGCTGGTGTCGCTGGCGACATCATTGGTGCTGCGCGGCCTGTGGGGCGGCCCGTGGCTGATGGACGTGAAGGGCTTGTCGCGGGTCGAAGCCGGCAATCAGCTCGGCGCATTCACGCTGGCGATGATCGCGGGGCCATTGTGCATCGGCATGATCGACCGCAGGCTCGGCCGCCGCCGCGCGCTGGTGGCAGGCTCGCACATGGTCGGGGCGTTGCTGCTGGCGCTGATGGCGCTCGGGGCGCCGCATTACGCGGTGTCCGTGCTGTCAGGCATGACCGTGATGCCGTCGCAATACGACCTCGTGCTGTTCGTGCTGATCGGCCTTGCGACATCCGCCCAGCCGCTGCTGTTCGGCATGTCGCGGCAGCTGGTCGACGCGCAGATGGCGGGCAAGGCGCTGGCGGCCGTGAACCTCGCCTTCTTTCTCGGTGCGGCCTTGATGCAGTCGCTGACGGGAGCGGTGGCGGCGCTCGCCGGGCTGCCGGCGGTGCTCCTATTCATGGCGGCGATGCTCGCTGTCGGCGTGCTGTTGTTTCTGACTTACACGACGTCGCCGCGTTCTTGA
- a CDS encoding HGGxSTG domain-containing protein, which yields MIAGHTRNTRAMAASPRCGAGTREGHACRAPAMRGRLRCRMHGGAPGSGAPRANRNAQKHGAFTREQIAERRAIRELLDEAGKLLTETAKFR from the coding sequence GTGATCGCCGGTCACACCCGCAACACGCGCGCGATGGCGGCGAGCCCGCGCTGCGGCGCCGGCACCCGCGAAGGCCACGCCTGCCGCGCGCCCGCGATGCGCGGCAGGCTCCGCTGCCGCATGCACGGCGGCGCGCCCGGATCGGGCGCGCCGAGGGCAAACCGCAATGCGCAAAAGCATGGCGCCTTCACGCGCGAGCAGATCGCGGAGCGACGGGCGATCCGGGAGCTGCTCGACGAGGCAGGGAAGCTGCTGACGGAGACGGCGAAATTCCGGTAG
- a CDS encoding Bug family tripartite tricarboxylate transporter substrate binding protein has product MQRTIRLLVVIAGLCAAALTTEASAQKYPVRPVKVMVGFSAGGPVDVVARIVGDRLGNKLGQPFVVENRAGANGMIAAEGVARADGDGYTMLACNSSTITLNKTLFRDIRYDPQKDFAPLTTVVSAPLVLVVNPENPKTADIKTVADLVAAAKAAPGALAYGSGGNGNLAHLAMELLSQKAGIKLIHVPYRGGAASEVGILAQEVLAVFDPLSAVPLVKAGKLRALAVSSAERLPALPDVPTVAEAGYPGFDISFWVGFFMPKSTPAPILETLHREIVAAARDPAVADKLGSQGVVSVLTPAEYAAKITKETKELAEVVVAADIKAE; this is encoded by the coding sequence ATGCAACGAACCATCCGCCTGCTGGTCGTCATCGCCGGACTATGCGCCGCTGCGCTGACGACGGAGGCATCGGCGCAGAAATATCCGGTGCGGCCGGTCAAGGTCATGGTCGGCTTCAGCGCCGGCGGGCCGGTCGATGTCGTCGCGCGCATCGTCGGCGATCGCCTGGGCAACAAGCTCGGGCAGCCCTTCGTGGTCGAGAACCGCGCCGGCGCCAACGGCATGATCGCCGCAGAGGGCGTCGCACGTGCGGACGGCGACGGCTACACCATGCTCGCCTGCAACTCGTCCACCATCACGCTCAACAAGACGCTGTTCAGGGATATCCGCTACGATCCGCAAAAGGACTTCGCGCCGCTCACCACCGTCGTCTCGGCGCCGCTCGTGCTCGTGGTCAATCCGGAGAATCCCAAGACGGCCGACATCAAGACAGTGGCCGATCTCGTCGCGGCGGCGAAGGCTGCACCCGGTGCGTTGGCTTACGGCTCGGGCGGCAACGGCAACCTTGCCCATCTCGCCATGGAGCTGCTGAGCCAGAAGGCCGGCATCAAGCTGATCCACGTGCCCTATCGCGGCGGCGCGGCTTCCGAGGTCGGCATCCTCGCCCAGGAGGTGCTGGCCGTGTTCGATCCGCTCTCCGCGGTGCCGCTGGTCAAGGCCGGCAAGCTGCGTGCGCTGGCGGTGTCGTCCGCCGAACGGCTGCCGGCGCTGCCTGATGTCCCGACTGTGGCGGAAGCCGGTTATCCCGGCTTCGACATCTCGTTCTGGGTCGGCTTCTTCATGCCGAAGTCAACGCCGGCGCCGATCCTTGAGACGCTGCACCGGGAGATCGTTGCGGCGGCGAGAGATCCGGCGGTCGCTGACAAGCTGGGCTCGCAGGGCGTCGTCAGCGTGCTGACACCGGCCGAGTATGCCGCGAAGATCACCAAGGAGACCAAGGAGCTTGCCGAGGTCGTCGTGGCCGCGGATATCAAGGCGGAGTAG
- a CDS encoding lytic transglycosylase domain-containing protein: MRFVVAACAALFILMCDFDLAASRQVSTFDSARLQDTQASPLVPVVELFLASVQAIELANARAAFEQAIEPPPAVEAAAQAPVSSTERFCHALRQAAEASGIPVPFFARLLWQESRFKSDEVSQAGAQGVAQFMPETAAEVGLDDPFDPIKALPASARFLRKLRDDFGNLGLAAAAYNAGPGRVQKWLAKESELPRETRDYVRIVTGTNAEDWTERSEALAIRIDLPREAPCEGIGSLSKARHVAWVPVNLTPSATAFIRKAEQLAARLRTNRARKRFVSLLHKNAPARGKARSMIAVRAAKGTKARAIRVAERERPAS; the protein is encoded by the coding sequence ATGCGATTTGTCGTCGCGGCTTGTGCCGCGCTTTTCATCCTGATGTGCGACTTCGACCTCGCGGCGTCGCGGCAGGTATCGACTTTCGACAGCGCCCGCCTTCAAGACACTCAGGCATCCCCGCTCGTTCCGGTCGTCGAGCTGTTCCTCGCGAGCGTGCAGGCCATCGAACTTGCCAATGCGCGCGCTGCCTTTGAGCAAGCGATCGAGCCGCCGCCAGCCGTCGAAGCTGCCGCACAGGCGCCGGTTTCATCGACCGAACGATTCTGCCATGCGCTTCGACAGGCCGCCGAGGCCAGCGGCATTCCCGTGCCGTTCTTTGCCCGCCTGCTCTGGCAGGAGAGCCGCTTCAAGTCCGACGAAGTCAGCCAGGCCGGCGCACAGGGCGTCGCTCAATTCATGCCGGAGACGGCCGCCGAAGTCGGGCTCGACGACCCCTTCGATCCCATCAAGGCGCTGCCCGCATCGGCCAGGTTCCTGCGCAAGCTGCGCGATGATTTCGGCAATCTCGGCCTCGCGGCGGCAGCCTATAATGCCGGTCCCGGCCGGGTTCAGAAGTGGCTCGCCAAGGAGAGCGAGCTGCCGCGAGAGACCCGCGACTATGTCCGCATCGTCACCGGCACCAACGCCGAAGACTGGACCGAGCGGTCCGAGGCGCTCGCGATCCGTATCGACCTGCCACGCGAAGCGCCATGCGAGGGCATCGGCAGTCTCTCCAAGGCCCGGCACGTCGCCTGGGTTCCAGTCAACTTGACGCCGTCCGCGACTGCTTTCATTCGCAAGGCCGAACAGCTCGCCGCGCGCCTGAGAACGAACCGGGCGCGCAAACGGTTCGTCTCCCTGCTCCACAAGAACGCCCCGGCTCGCGGCAAGGCCAGGAGCATGATCGCCGTCCGTGCGGCGAAGGGCACCAAGGCCCGCGCCATCCGCGTCGCGGAGCGCGAGCGCCCGGCGAGCTGA